In Glycine max cultivar Williams 82 chromosome 7, Glycine_max_v4.0, whole genome shotgun sequence, a single window of DNA contains:
- the LOC113002199 gene encoding uncharacterized protein, with amino-acid sequence MKDMPFFFLKNSLGAKMKKGIKTFCNNNGSTSTLNQQNSHNNNNYSDFTSKVSSSNSPTLEDLILQLELEEEMARKSKLNSEYSGIMRGRMSCVNNSDILRSARNALNQYPRFSLDGRDAMYRSSFGNIEGIRRRSVCSETSFDLDNNHKGVCCLPPTLAGESVVWRKPGVVAKLMGLEAMPVPIGSSRRSCDNNKEKLSAVVRRQNLIRRRFERHDLERKLLTMEMQHQSYGYHTNNNNNNIRRHNKNNGCCSKNGNCVMKPVALEALAGGPGRRSYA; translated from the coding sequence ATGAAGGACATGCCCTTCTTTTTCCTCAAGAACTCCTTAGGAGCCAAGATGAAGAAAGGCATCAAAACCTTCTGCAACAACAACGGTTCAACCTCCACTCTCAACCAACAAAATagccacaacaacaacaactacagTGATTTCACAAGCAAGGTAAGCTCATCAAACTCACCAACCCTAGAGGATCTAATACTACAACTAGAGTTGGAGGAAGAAATGGCTAGAAAATCCAAACTTAATAGTGAGTATAGTGGAATAATGAGGGGTAGGATGTCATGTGTGAACAACTCTGACATACTGAGATCTGCAAGGAATGCATTGAATCAGTATCCACGGTTTTCGCTCGATGGAAGGGACGCCATGTACCGGTCTTCTTTTGGGAACATAGAGGGAATAAGAAGAAGATCAGTTTGTAGTGAGACAAGTTTTGATTTAGATAATAATCATAAGGGTGTGTGTTGTTTGCCTCCAACACTGGCTGGGGAGAGTGTGGTGTGGCGAAAACCCGGTGTTGTGGCGAAGTTGATGGGTTTAGAAGCCATGCCGGTGCCCATAGGTAGCAGCAGAAGATCCTGTGACAATAATAAAGAGAAGTTAAGTGCTGTTGTTAGAAGGCAGAATCTAATAAGGAGGAGATTTGAGAGGCATGACTTGGAGAGAAAGCTACTAACAATGGAGATGCAACATCAGAGTTATGGTTatcatactaataataataataataacattagaAGACACAACAAGAATAACGGTTGTTGCTCTAAAAATGGGAATTGTGTTATGAAACCGGTTGCTCTAGAGGCTCTGGCTGGGGGACCTGGAAGGAGATCATATGCTTAA
- the LOC100816156 gene encoding receptor-like protein 4 translates to MLLRFLQLWIMLRFACVSCAARQDPFAMHISCGARQNVQTKPTNTLWREDFGFTGGIAANATRPSFITPPLNTLRYFPLSEGPQNCYNINKVPKGHYSIRIFFGLVGRSKDTSEPLFDISIEGTQIYSLKPGWNKQNDQVFVEALVFLTNDSVSICFHSTGHGDPAILSIEIQQIDDKAYYFGPWWSQGIILRTVKRLSCGFGQSKFDVDYGGDSRGGDRFWQRIKTFGDESDQPRSVETRIKQASHPPNFYPETLYQSALVSTNNEPDLTYALEVDPNRNYSVWLHFAEIDNSVTAAGQRVFNIIINDDHAFKDVDIVELSGDIYTALVLNTTVTVNGRILTITLKPKEGNLAIINAIEIFEVIMVESKTISEEVSALQTLKKALGLPPRFGWNGDPCVPQQHPWFGVDCQLNKSSGSWIIDGLGLDNQGLKGFLPDDISRLLNLQILNLSKNNIHGAIPSLLGTITSLQVLDLSYNLFSGSIPESLGQLTSLQRLNLNSNLLSGRVPSTVGGRLLYRASFNFTDNAGLCGLPGLPTCGPHLSGGGKIGIGLGASFTFLLLITCSFCWWKRRQNILRAQQMAARAAPYAKARTHFSRDIQMARHHNNYGKTSTAAENGPILLS, encoded by the exons ATGCTTCTTCGATTTCTTCAGCTATGGATTATGCTCCGCTTTGCTTGTGTTTCATGTGCAGCACGGCAAG ACCCATTTGCTATGCACATAAGCTGCGGGGCTCGTCAAAATGTTCAAACAAAACCAACCAACACCCTTTGGCGTGAAGATTTTGGGTTTACAGGAGGGATAGCTGCCAATGCAACTCGTCCAAGTTTCATTACCCCACCACTCAACACTCTTCGCTATTTCCCCTTGTCTGAAGGTCCACAAAATTGCTACAACATTAACAAAGTGCCAAAGGGTCACTACTCAATCAGGATCTTCTTTGGACTTGTTGGTCGGTCTAAAGATACCAGTGAGCCTCTATTTGACATTTCTATTGAAGGCACGCAAATATATTCTCTGAAACCGGGTTGGAACAAGCAGAATGATCAAGTATTTGTTGAGGCGCTAGTGTTTCTTACAAATGATTCAGTATCAATCTGTTTCCACAGCACTGGTCATGGGGATCCAGCAATCCTTTCTATTGAGATTCAGCAAATTGATGACAAGGCTTATTATTTTGGCCCCTGGTGGAGTCAAGGGATAATACTTAGAACAGTTAAAAGACTGAGTTGTGGTTTTGGGCAGTCAAAGTTTGATGTAGATTATGGAGGGGATTCCAGGGGAGGGGACCGATTTTGGCAACGGATTAAAACTTTTGGCGATGAATCTGATCAACCTAGATCAGTTGAAACAAGAATCAAACAAGCTTCACATCCACCAAACTTCTATCCAGAAACCCTTTATCAGTCCGCGCTTGTTAGTACTAATAATGAACCTGATTTAACTTACGCATTGGAGGTGGATCCCAACAGAAACTATTCGGTTTGGTTACATTTTGCAGAGATTGATAATTCAGTGACTGCTGCGGGGCAAAGAGTCttcaatattataataaatgatgATCATGCTTTCAAAGATGTTGACATTGTAGAATTAAGTGGGGATATCTATACTGCCCTTGTGCTTAATACCACTGTTACTGTTAATGGGAGGATTCTAACAATAACGTTGAAACCAAAGGAAGGTAATCTCGCCATAATCAATGCCATTGAGATATTTGAGGTTATAATGGTCGAGTCAAAAACTATATCAGAGGAAG TTAGTGCTTTACAAACATTGAAGAAGGCATTGGGGCTTCCACCCAGGTTTGGGTGGAATGGTGATCCTTGTGTTCCTCAACAACATCCATGGTTTGGAGTGGATTGCCAATTAAACAAAAGTAGTGGCAGCTGGATCATTGATGGACT TGGTCTTGACAATCAAGGTCTGAAAGGTTTCTTGCCAGATGACATATCCAGACTACTTAATCTACAAATCCT AAACTTGAGTAAGAACAACATCCATGGAGCAATTCCATCCTTGCTTGGTACAATAACTAGCCTGCAAGTACT TGACCTATCCTACAACTTATTCAGTGGATCAATTCCAGAAAGCCTTGGACAGTTGACATCATTACAAAGACT GAATCTTAACAGCAACCTCCTATCTGGAAGGGTCCCATCAACTGTAGGAGGAAGACTACTCTACAGAGCTAGCTTCAA TTTTACTGACAATGCAGGTCTGTGTGGTTTACCTGGATTACCTACATGTGGACCTCATCTTTCTGGCGGTGGTAAAATTGGCATTGGATTAGGGGCTTCTTTTACATTTCTCCTTCTTATTACCTGTTCATTTTGTTGGTGGAAAAGGCGCCAGAATATCCTCCGAGCTCAGCAAATGGCAG CAAGAGCAGCCCCATATGCGAAGGCAAGGACCCATTTTTCACGTGACATTCAGATGGCAAGGCATCATAATAATTATGGCAAAACCTCAACGGCAGCTGAGAATGGGCCTATTTTACTTTCATGA